One genomic segment of Hydra vulgaris chromosome 14, alternate assembly HydraT2T_AEP includes these proteins:
- the LOC136090501 gene encoding TNF receptor-associated factor 2-like, translated as MKHQIECSTNQLSYERFTCKKKVQDLLNHECEYEFQKTCFFCNTAVNNDDYDEHSVICFQYYKDQQNKYFDQIVQDEKKNLNYLNLSVNHILAGAKNCHEILIKQITDSKEMLNKQKEHKQEIKKINEEITKLQQTLEETSKKITELKNVVYENITASANQEEIQNLNKEIIKLNQIVEENATEFLTLKKTTQQPQVMQHLFKDKHFIKLDQMNLRLLSDEAYYSEAVNSPEGYYYRIKIYTRSTNENNVAIFFQLIRGDLDDALKWPFTQKIIFTLRNNEKFFAHTITPENYIQSLNASSFDKRTEEFNVAVGFPNFISHQELKQFIINNNLLISITIQ; from the coding sequence ATGAAACACCAAATAGAATGCTCTACAAATCAATTATCTTACGAACGTTTTACATGTAAGAAAAAGGTACAGGATTTATTAAACCATGAATGCGAAtatgaatttcaaaaaacatgctTTTTTTGCAATACTGCTGTAAacaatgatgattatgatgagcACTCTGTaatatgttttcaatattataaagatcaacaaaataaatattttgatcaaattGTACAagatgaaaagaaaaatttaaattatttgaatctTTCTGTTAACCATATCTTAGCTGGAGCAAAAAATTGTCacgaaattttaataaaacaaattacagaTAGTAAAGAAATGTTGAACAAGCAAAAAGAACAcaaacaagaaattaaaaaaataaatgaagaaaTTACCAAACTACAACAAACCTTGGAagaaacaagcaaaaaaataacaGAATTGAAAAATGTTGTATATGAGAACATAACAGCTTCAGCAAATCAAGAGGAAATACAAAATCTCAATAAAGAAATCATAAAACTCAATCAAATTGTTGAAGAAAACGCTACAGAAttcttaacattaaaaaaaacaactcaacaACCACAAGTAATGCAACACCTCTTTAAAGACAAACATTTCATCAAACTCGATCAAATGAATCTAAGACTATTATCAGACGAAGCTTATTATTCAGAAGCTGTTAACTCACCCGAAGGATATTATTAtcgaataaaaatttatactcgCAGCACCAATGAAAACAATGTAGCCATTTTCTTTCAACTTATTCGAGGAGATCTAGATGATGCTTTGAAATGGCCCTTTacccaaaaaataatttttactctgagaaataatgaaaaatttttcgCTCATACTATCACTCCAGaaaattatattcaaagttTAAACGCGAGTTCTTTCGATAAACGTACCGAAGAATTTAATGTAGCAGTTGGATTTCCTAATTTCATTTCGCACCAAgaactaaaacaatttattattaacaataacttaTTAATTTCTATTAcaattcaataa